A single window of Eisenibacter elegans DSM 3317 DNA harbors:
- a CDS encoding ABC transporter permease: MLDLYLAALSLGLGFAALSMGIFISMRIFDIPDITTDGSYTLGAALTAVMLTANISLAWIVPMVLVAGALAGIVTGFIHTRLKVNALLAGILVMTALYSVNLATMGRSNIPLLDTANLLRLLDGSLAAIYAEPLLLLLCVGLLGVGLSFVLRTDFGLAMRATGSAEAMGRANGIHTDRMKIIGLGMANALIAFSGFLITQLQGFADINMGIGIVITGLGSVMIGETFAQWLGVRHIGGRIAFVVLGTVLFRFILSLVLMLGINPNWLRFATAALVLVFVALPNLKRR; the protein is encoded by the coding sequence ATGTTAGATTTATATCTTGCTGCCCTGTCTCTAGGGCTAGGCTTTGCTGCCCTATCAATGGGGATTTTCATCTCGATGCGGATTTTTGACATCCCTGATATCACTACTGACGGCAGCTATACCCTAGGAGCAGCGCTGACAGCAGTGATGTTGACAGCCAACATCTCCTTGGCTTGGATTGTGCCTATGGTATTGGTAGCGGGAGCCTTGGCCGGAATCGTTACGGGTTTTATCCATACACGTCTAAAGGTCAATGCGTTACTCGCTGGAATACTCGTGATGACGGCACTCTACTCGGTCAATCTGGCGACGATGGGCAGGTCCAACATCCCCCTACTCGACACGGCCAACCTCCTGCGCCTGCTCGATGGCAGCCTAGCGGCTATATATGCCGAGCCGCTGCTGTTATTGCTGTGTGTGGGCTTGCTAGGGGTAGGGCTGAGTTTTGTGCTGCGTACCGACTTTGGCTTGGCGATGCGTGCCACTGGTAGCGCCGAGGCGATGGGACGTGCCAACGGCATTCATACTGACCGGATGAAAATCATCGGTCTGGGGATGGCCAACGCCCTGATTGCCTTTAGCGGATTTTTGATAACCCAATTGCAGGGCTTTGCTGACATCAATATGGGCATCGGTATTGTCATTACCGGTCTTGGCTCGGTGATGATAGGGGAGACCTTTGCCCAATGGTTGGGGGTGCGGCATATCGGTGGGCGGATAGCCTTTGTAGTCTTGGGGACGGTGCTGTTCCGGTTCATCCTCAGCTTAGTACTGATGCTGGGCATAAACCCTAACTGGCTGCGTTTTGCTACTGCGGCCTTGGTCTTGGTGTTTGTAGCCCTGCCTAACTTGAAGCGCAGGTAG
- a CDS encoding amino acid permease, whose amino-acid sequence MKQLFQRKDVRQILADLQQQEAQRSSNDLHRNLKLRDLVSFGIAAVVGAGIFSTIGNASYQGGPAVMFLFIFTAIACLFSALCYAEFASTVPISGSAYTYAYTSFGELMAWVLGWALVMEYAVGNIAVAISWSDYFTGILYSTGIPFPAYLSMDYLTAARVSKEVIPLVEGGKALTDLTFLEREAYLAWTNAPVLAGNIRLIADIPALVITLLITSVVFVGIKESKTTGNIMVAIKLAVVLMVIVVGAAYVDTGNWSPFAPNGLRGILQGVSAVFFAYIGFDAISTTAEECENPQRDLPRAMIYSLIICTILYVLIALVLTGMVSYKELQVGDPLAYVFAQRGLNFIAGIVAGSAIVAMASVFLVFQLGQPRILMTMSRDGLLPKAFSKIHPRFQTPYIATIATGLMVAIPALFMNLTEVTDLTSIGTLFAFTIVSAGVLTLPPAEAGEARRFRVPYLNSRYFLPPIMLLLLALVWVYAHEELIAFFSFAGGKPNQSAASLFLERLPMWVFLCVAVAVLVAAIWKQLSLIPLLGLLTNFYLMTELGIHNWIGFGLWMLAGLVIYFSYGYWHSKMRA is encoded by the coding sequence TTGAAACAACTTTTCCAACGCAAGGATGTGCGGCAGATTTTGGCCGACCTCCAACAACAAGAAGCCCAAAGAAGTAGCAACGACCTACACCGCAACCTCAAACTACGGGACTTGGTCTCGTTTGGGATTGCCGCTGTAGTGGGGGCAGGGATTTTCAGCACCATTGGCAACGCCTCGTATCAGGGCGGCCCGGCGGTGATGTTTTTGTTTATCTTCACGGCCATTGCCTGTTTGTTTTCGGCCTTGTGCTATGCTGAGTTTGCCTCTACTGTACCCATCAGTGGTAGCGCCTATACCTATGCCTATACCTCGTTTGGGGAGTTGATGGCTTGGGTGCTGGGTTGGGCTCTGGTGATGGAATATGCCGTGGGCAATATTGCGGTAGCCATCTCGTGGTCTGATTATTTTACCGGGATTTTGTACTCCACGGGCATCCCTTTTCCGGCCTACTTGAGTATGGATTACCTCACGGCGGCGCGAGTGTCGAAGGAGGTGATTCCGCTGGTAGAAGGAGGAAAAGCACTCACAGACCTGACTTTCTTGGAGCGGGAGGCGTACCTAGCTTGGACAAACGCCCCCGTGCTGGCGGGCAATATCAGGCTCATTGCTGATATTCCGGCTCTAGTCATTACCCTATTGATTACCTCAGTGGTTTTTGTGGGGATTAAGGAGTCCAAAACAACGGGCAATATTATGGTGGCCATCAAGTTGGCCGTCGTGTTGATGGTCATCGTTGTAGGGGCAGCCTATGTAGATACGGGCAACTGGAGTCCGTTTGCACCCAACGGCCTGCGGGGTATCTTGCAGGGGGTGTCAGCCGTGTTTTTTGCCTATATTGGTTTCGATGCCATTTCGACCACAGCAGAGGAATGTGAAAACCCCCAACGCGACTTGCCTAGGGCAATGATTTATTCGTTGATTATCTGTACCATCCTGTATGTGTTGATAGCGCTGGTACTTACGGGTATGGTGTCGTACAAAGAGCTGCAAGTGGGCGACCCGCTGGCCTATGTGTTTGCGCAGCGTGGCCTGAACTTTATCGCCGGAATCGTAGCCGGTAGCGCTATTGTGGCGATGGCTAGCGTATTCTTGGTCTTTCAGCTGGGGCAGCCGCGCATCCTGATGACGATGAGCCGCGACGGCCTGCTGCCCAAGGCCTTCTCCAAAATCCATCCACGTTTTCAGACTCCCTATATCGCTACGATTGCTACGGGCTTGATGGTGGCCATCCCGGCCTTGTTTATGAACCTCACAGAGGTAACCGACCTGACAAGTATCGGGACGCTCTTTGCCTTTACCATTGTGTCGGCGGGGGTGCTGACCCTGCCCCCGGCAGAAGCTGGAGAGGCACGACGCTTTAGAGTTCCCTACCTTAACAGCCGATACTTCCTGCCGCCTATTATGTTGCTGCTCTTGGCGCTGGTTTGGGTCTATGCCCACGAGGAGCTGATAGCGTTTTTCAGTTTTGCCGGCGGAAAGCCCAACCAAAGCGCGGCGAGTCTTTTTTTGGAGCGCCTGCCGATGTGGGTCTTTTTGTGCGTGGCAGTGGCCGTATTAGTGGCTGCTATTTGGAAACAGCTCTCGCTTATCCCTTTGTTGGGCTTGCTGACCAACTTCTACCTGATGACCGAGCTGGGTATCCACAACTGGATAGGCTTCGGGCTTTGGATGTTGGCCGGATTGGTCATCTATTTTAGCTACGGCTACTGGCATAGCAAGATGCGCGCCTAA
- a CDS encoding tryptophan 2,3-dioxygenase family protein — MPDYPYSEQTVAKLRALEEKYALTGQSLDDNLEGLLYSDYLKYWDYIHLDTLLSLQTPRTYFPDEMVFIVYHQITELYLKLVRWELEQLGTEAAPEPAFFLSRLGRMERYMTHLCHSFDTMTDGMDVEQFRKFRMSLLPSSGFQSGQFRQIEISSTDLRYLTQNAASETETDLATLLTKLYWRQGATDQSTGKETITSQHFQEKYQETFLATARRFEHCNLWQQYQKIAHLPEAAEIAKALRRWDYMMNVEWRLVHFRTAAKYLKTGAEAVAATGGTNWQQYLPPRFQRTIFYPQLWSAEELAEWGKPWVMERLGQK; from the coding sequence ATGCCTGACTACCCATACTCCGAACAAACCGTGGCCAAGCTCCGCGCCCTAGAAGAAAAATACGCCCTCACCGGCCAGAGCCTCGACGACAACCTCGAAGGCCTGCTCTATAGCGATTATCTCAAGTACTGGGACTATATCCACCTTGATACTCTCCTCAGTCTCCAAACGCCCCGTACTTACTTCCCTGATGAGATGGTCTTCATTGTATACCACCAAATCACGGAGCTGTACCTCAAGCTAGTCCGTTGGGAGCTGGAGCAGCTCGGTACCGAAGCCGCGCCCGAACCAGCTTTTTTCCTGAGCCGATTGGGGCGAATGGAGCGTTATATGACTCATCTCTGCCATTCATTCGATACCATGACCGACGGCATGGATGTGGAGCAGTTTCGGAAGTTTAGAATGTCGTTATTGCCTTCGAGCGGTTTTCAGTCGGGGCAGTTCCGCCAAATCGAAATCAGCAGTACTGACCTACGCTATCTGACCCAAAACGCCGCCTCTGAAACCGAGACCGACTTGGCCACCCTCCTGACCAAGCTCTACTGGCGACAAGGTGCTACCGACCAATCGACAGGCAAGGAGACCATCACCTCCCAGCATTTTCAGGAAAAATACCAAGAGACCTTCCTCGCTACTGCCCGCCGTTTTGAGCACTGCAACCTATGGCAGCAGTACCAAAAGATTGCCCACCTACCTGAGGCTGCCGAGATTGCCAAAGCCCTTCGTCGCTGGGATTATATGATGAACGTAGAGTGGCGCTTAGTACACTTCCGTACGGCGGCCAAGTACCTCAAAACTGGTGCGGAGGCTGTAGCGGCTACTGGAGGTACCAACTGGCAGCAGTACCTGCCTCCGCGCTTTCAACGCACCATCTTCTACCCCCAACTTTGGAGTGCTGAAGAGCTGGCCGAATGGGGCAAGCCTTGGGTCATGGAGCGTCTTGGTCAGAAATAA